Within the Dolichospermum compactum NIES-806 genome, the region TGGAGTTCAATAATTTCTACATGATCAAAATACTGGGAAGCTCTGAGGGCAGCTTCTTGGAGTAGTACCATACCAATGGAAAAGTTAGGAATAACCAAACAACCGGTACTGGCTTTTTCGGCAAAATCAGCTAATTCTTCGAGTTGTGCCGGACTTAAACCTGTAGTTCCCACAACTGGACGAATTCCATAGGCGATCGCACTCCGAATATTATTATAAACTGCATCAGGATGAGTAAAATCAACCAATACGCCCGGTTGCATCTGTCTCTCCCCAGCCACATACGCCAACATTGGCTCTAATTGATTCGTAATTGGTACTTCCAAGGGTTCACTTAAACCCGCCAGTTCCCCCGCATCCTTACCTTGATGTTCAGGAGTTGTGTCAATTGCACCCATTAAAGTCAAATCAGATGCTTCTGCTACTGCTTTAATTACTTCACGTCCCATTTTACCAGCAGCACCATTGACAATAACCGGAATAGAAGTTTGATTGCTCATAGATTTAACAATTATTTTTAATTCAACAAAGAAATTGTCTCACAAGAGATAACGAACGTCACGGAAGCCACTTGGCACCTCTTGACAAAAGACTTACAGCCTTAACTTGTCACCAATGGACTGGGAATTCATTGCCAGTCGGGTTATAGGTTTCACGTTAAGTTGATACTAAATCCAAAAGATGAATTATCAACTAGATAATCAAGCTAAAAAAATCGTCTTCTTGGCCGAGTTTCAGACGGTGTTTTTCGTAAAAGAACTACTTCTGCTTCACTACCCTCTCTAGCTACTCGAATTAATAAGGCAGAAGATAGCAAACTGGCAACCATCGAATTACCACCATAACTAAACATAGGTAAGGGTAAACCTGTAGTTGGTAAAGCACCTGTCGTTACACCAATATGTAATAATGATTGTCCAATCATGACAACTACTACACCAATTGCCACTAATTTGGATGTGATATTTTTGGATTTGAGAGCAATAATTAATCCTAAAGTGGCAAATATGGCTAACATTATTAATAGTAAAATACCGCCAATAAAACCAAATTCTTCGGAAAAAATTGCGAAAATAAAATCAGTATCTTGAATTGGTAAATAAAATAACTTCTGTTGAGAAAGTCCAAATCCAGACCCCCAAGTTTGACCTGAACCTACAGCTAATAAACTTTGTACTAACTGATAACCATCTCCTGTGGCATCAGCCCAAGGATTCATAAAGGACATAATGCGTTTGCGTTGATATTCTCTGATACTAATACTGAGTAATGCTAAAAGTAAGCCACCAAAGGCTGTTCCTACCAAATATTTATATGGTATTCCTGCGGCTAAGGCAATAAACCAAATTGTCATTCCGCAAAGTGCTGTGGTACTTAAGTTAGGTTGGGCAAGAATTCCTAAAAGCACAAGACCAAAAACACCTAACCAAGATAATCGAATTCCCCAAGGTCGTTTTTCCCACTGGCCAAAAAGTGTGGCACTTTGTAAAACTAAAAAAGGTTTAATTAATTCTGATGGTTGGATAGGAATCGGTCCAATGGCTATCCATCTAGCCGCATCAAAGGCTTTTTTTCCTAATCCTGGTATTAATGTCAGAAAAATCAACATCAGGAAAAATATTAAAAACCAATGAGATACACCCAAGATTTTTCGCAATGGCAGATTAACAATGATGTTGAAAATAATTAAGGAAGCTATAGCCCAAAGAATTTGCCGTTTAAAATAATACAAACCGTCACCATGACGGGCATCAGCAACGGGATAGGATGCGGAAAAGAGGATGATTAAGCCAATAAACATCCACGTTAATGTTAGCCAGCGCAACAATCGGGCTTCTAAACCCCAGCTAGAAACAGAATTATCAAAAATTGGGATTAAACGGAGTAGATTCACAATTTGGTAACTGGTAATTGGTGATTTTCTTCTTTCTTCTCCTGACTCCTGGGTGGGGAAACCCCGCCCCTACTACAAGAAATGCTGTATTTAAATTAAAACTAAGTTATCTCGGTGAATCACAGTATCTGCGCCTCCATAACCCAGAATTGAGGGGATTTCCCGTGAATGTCGTCCGCAAATTTTCTGCAATTCTTCACTATTATAATTCACTAATCCTCTAGCAATTTCATCACCATTACTATCACACAATTGCACCGCTTCTTGATTGTCAAATTCCCCTTCTACGGCTTTAATTCCCGCTGCTAGTAAGGATTTTCCCGCTTTGACAACGGCAGCGATCGCCCCCTCGTCTAAATATAATTTTCCTCCAGGAATCAAACCATAGGCTATCCAACGTTTGCGGGCTGAGGTTGGTTCTGGTTGCGGTGCAAAATGTGTACCAATGAGTTCCCCCTGAATAATTTTTTCAATGTTTCGGGGAAACTGTCCTTGAGTAATGACTGTACGGATACCAGCAGCGATCGCAATTCTCGCTGCCGAAATTTTAGTCATCATCCCTCCAGTCCCCCATTGAGAACCCTGTCCACCAGTTTGAATCTGTAAATCTGTCAGTTCTTGCATACTACTAACTAAACTAATCGGTTTAGCATCGGGTACGAAACGAGGATCGGCTGAATACAATCTATCAACATCCGTTAATAAAAATAACCAGTTTGCTTCTACTAAACTAGCTACTAATGCAGACAGGGTATCATTATCCCCAAATTTTAATTCTTCTACCGCTACTGTATCATTTTCATTAACTATAGGAATTACTCCCAAACCTAGTAATTCTTGAAAAGTATTATTAACATTAAGATAGCGGCTACGTTGTACCAAATCTGCCCTAGTCAACAATACTTGAGCAATTGGTTGTTGGAGAATACTAAATAAATCATCATATATACGCATTAATCTACCCTGTCCAACTGCTGCTACAGCCTGTTTTAAAGCTATAGTTTTGGGACGTTCCGTTAACCCTAACCGCGCACAACCGACTCCCACCGCGCCAGAAGAAACTAAAATTACCCGATGTCCCTGTCGTCTCAAATCACAGAGAGTTTCCGCTAAAGTAGCAATACTAGAAAGGGCTAATTGTCCTGTTTCTGGTTGAGTAAGGCTAGAAGTACCGATTTTAACAACAATTGTTTTGGTCATTAGTTAGTGGTCAGTTGTTATTCCCAAAAAATTATACAGCGCCAATCCCTCTATGGTGAAGGTTGGCGCTGTACGGGTTTATATTTATCTATTATCTGCTAGGGTCTTTTTAGGCTGACCCTGATGTTATCGAAATTAATAATCTCTGATTTTTTGCGAATTTGATAATTCCTTAACTATTTCTTTAGATTTACTTTCCTGACGAATAATAAATCTTTGTAAAGATTTGTATCTTAAAAAGATTAATACAGCACGGCGAAAATAAACCAACCACTATAAATCTACCAAAAGCTTATACCGCGTTTGTTTTGACTTTTGACTTTTGATTTTCGCCTGGCGGCACTAAGTAGGTATACTGCAAACGGTTTATTGTTTAACTAAATATGGAACCCCTCTCCAAACCTCTCCCCGCAACGGGGAGAGGCTTTGAGACTGTTATTTGTATTATAAAAAAGTCCAAGTTTTAGCCGTTTTGAGTATAAACGTGAACTAACCAAAATGTGTATTGTAGAACCAAGAAACATTCCAATATAATTGCGCTGTCGCTTCATCCAACCTACAAAAAATGGCGCAGGTATGGTTATCGTTGATAATATAACTATGCTTTCTAGTTACCAATTATGACTATAGCCACTGAACGCCAGATTACACTAGAAGATTTTCTCAAGTTACCAGAAACTAAACCAGCATCAGAATTTATTAACGGGGAAATCCTACAAAAACCTATGCCACAGGGTGAACATAGCTTAATTCAAACTACTTTTATTGAAGTTGTCAATGGACTAACCAGAAGTCAAAAAATTGCCATAGCTTTCTCCGAACTACGCTGTACTTTTGGTGGTAGTACCATTGTTCCTGATATTGCGGTGTTCCGGTGGGAGAGAATTCCCACAACTGAATCTGGGAAAATTGCTAACCGCTTTGAAATTCATCCTGACTGGGTAATAGAGATTCTTTCTCCTGAACAACCACAGAAAAAAGTATTAACAAAATTATTGCATTGTTCCCGACATGGAACTGAGTTAGCTTGGTTATTAAACCCAGAAGAAGAAAGTGTATTGGCTGTATTTCCTGGACAAAAAATTGAAATATATGAAGGTGATGATAAATTACCAATTTTGGAAAATATCAATTTAGAATTAACAGTTAAGGAAATTTTTGGTTGGTTGAGTTTTGGTTCATAACGGTAGCAAGGAAAGGGGAATGAGAAACTTTATCAAGGGCGGGTAAACCCCGCCCAGAAATGAATTTCAGGGCTAATAACCAAAGTCTACTTTAGTAGACTCAAGATTATTCAGTCATCAAAAGACAACTTTTGCTATGAGACTGGGAATATGGCTAACGCCACGCTTCGCTATCATTCCCAGGCGGAACTTATGCCCACCCGGATATTAAAATTGTTGTAAGAAGCGTAAATCGCTGTTATATAAACGGCGAATATCATCAATTTGGTGTAATACCATAGCAAAACGTTCTACACCAAAACCAGCAGCAAAGCCGCTATAAACTTCGGGGTCATAACCGACAGATTTTAAAACATTGGGGTCAACCATTCCGCAACCCATGACTTCTAACCAACGTCCTTTCCACTGTAAATCTACCTCGGCTGAAGGTTCAGTAAAAGGAAAATAACTGGCACGAAAGCGAATTGGTAAGTCACCAAATATTGATTGTAAAAAGATTTTGACAGTTCCTTTGAGGTCTGTAAAAGTTAGTCCTTCATCTATGGCTAAAAGTTCGATTTGATGGAAAACTGCTGAGTGAGTCGCATCTACATCATCTCTGCGATATACTCGACCTGGGGCAACAACTCGAATGGGTGGTTCTTCCTTTTCCATGTAGCGAATTTGCACTGAGGAAGTATGAGTCCGCAATAAATTACCATCTGGTAAATAGAAGGTATCTTGCATATCACGGGCTGGATGATCTGGGGGAGTGTTAAGTGCTTCAAAATTGTAGTAATCTGTTTCCATTTCTGATCCTTGGGCAACGGTGTAACCCATGCCGACAAAGATATCTAGGGTTTGGTCAATAATGCCATTGAGGGGATGAATCCGACCTTGGGGACGGTAAATACCGGGCATGGTAACATCTATGGTTTCTGCCTCTAGCTGTACCTGAATTTGAGCAGATTCTAAGGCTGTGCGTTGCTGGTCAAGACTGTTTTGAATAGCTTCTTTGACTGTGTTAGCGATCGCCCCAATTTTAGGCCGTTCTTCCGCGCTCATTTGCCCCATACTTCGCAATAGCGCCCCCAATTGCCCTTTTTTGCCTAAATAGTTGACTCTAAGTTCTTCTAGGCGTTCTAGGGTATCAGCAGATGCGATCGCTGTTTCTCCTTCTTGCCGTAATGCTAAAAGTTGATTCTCTAAATTGCTAGTCATTAGTTATTGGTGATTAGTCATTAGTCATTAGTCTATAGTAGGGGACGGGGGACGGGGAACAGGGAACAGGGAACAGGGAACAGGGAACAGGGAACAGGGAACAGGGAACAGGGAACAGGGAACAGGGAACAGGGAACAGGGAACAGGGAACAGGGAACAGGGAACAGGGAACAGGGGGAATATTTTTCCTACTGACAACGAACAACTGACAACTGACAAATGACAAATGAAATTACTAATTAGCAATGATGATGGAATTTCTGCTTTGGGTATTCGTACCCTAGCCGACACTTTAGCAGCAGCGGGTCATGAAGTAACAGTAGTTTGTCCAGATCGAGAGCGATCGGCAACAGGACACGGATTAACCTTAATGCAACCAATTCGCGCGGAAATAGTAGAATCTGTTTTTCATCCTCATATTAAAGCTTGGGCTTGTGATGGTACGCCTTCAGATTGTGTAAAATTGGCACTATGGGCTTTATTAGATTCTCCACCCGACTTAGTGCTATCTGGAATTAACCAAGGCGCAAATTTAGGGACAGAAATCCTCTACTCTGGGACTGTTTCCGCAGCAATGGAAGGAGTAATCGAAGGTATTCCTAGTATTGCTTTTAGTTTAACCAGTCATACTCATAAAGACTTTCAAGCAGCAGCTAAATTTGCCGAAATCCTAGTTGCTAAAATTGCCGTCCAACCACTCCCAGAATTGATGTTACTGAATGTCAACGTCCCCCCCTTATCTTGGGAAGAAATAGCTGGAGTTACTTTTACCAGACAAGGAGTACGACGTTACGTAGATGTTTTTGACAAGCGAACTGATCCCAGAGGTAAAACTTACTACTGGTTAACTGGAGAAGTGATCGAAGACGTAGAACCACCTATAGAATTAAACTTACCAACCCACGTTCCCCTTGATGTTCATGCCATTCAAAAAAAATATATCAGTATTACTCCATTGCAATATAATTTGACTTATGGGCATGGACTTAATCAGCTATCTGGATGGGAATTTGAATTTCCGTAGATTTAGGCATCTTCATCTCAGCTAGAAAAAATTATTTTCAGTCACTTTACTGGATTTTGACTAGCTATTACTTAAGTAAGTGTAGTAACATATAATGACATTGATGAAAAAACAGTTATAGCAGGAGTCACCGAGTCAGGAGTAAAAACCTGTTGTGGAAGGAATTTTCTTATCAATTCATGTCCTAACTACCTTGACGGTTGCTATATATAATAATTCCTAGATTGCTGATTCTCACTAAACTCTGCTAAAACTAGCTGCATCTTACGCCAAAGTGTTTGTAAGTCTCAAAGCTGACTCTGTTGTTTTCAGCAACAAAATTTGTAAAACAGCATACACTTAAATAAATAAGTAGTCGTGTGTTTTCATTATCCTTTTGCTCAGTCCAGCCAGCCAACAATACCCAACCCATGTATAGGATAGAGAACCAATTTAATGTGCAGTTTTGGGGCGTTAGGGGCAGCATCCCAAGTCCAGGGCTAGATACCGTCCGCTACGGAGGTAATACTCCTTGTGTCTCCATGCAGGTGGGCGGTAAACGACTAATTTTTGATGCGGGGACAGGATTGCACATTTTAGGTAAATCCTTATTGTCCCAAATGCCAGTAGAAGGGCATTTATTTTTTACCCATTCCCACTGGGATCATATTCAAGGATTTCCCTTTTTTACCCCGGCTTTTATTAGTGGTAATAAATTTGATATTTATGGAGCGATCGCCCCAGATGGTTCTACCATAGAACAGCGATTAAATGACCAAATGCTGCATCCTAACTTCCCTGTACCATTACAGATTATGCAGTCTAATTTGACCTTTCACAACGTGCAAATCGGACAGTCCATCAGTATTGATGACATTATTATAGAAACCGCTCATTTAAATCATCCCGGTGAAGCAGTAGGATATCGAGTTAATTGGCGAGGTGGTGCTGCTGTTTATATCACTGATACTGAACATTATCCTGATCATTTAGATGAAAATGTCTTGTGGTTAGCTCGCAATGCTGACGTACTCATTTATGATTCTACCTATTCTGATGAAGAATACAGTAACCCCAAATTCCCAAAAATTGGTTGGGGACATTCCACTTGGCAAGAGGCTATAAAAGTTGCTAAAGCTGCTAATGTGAAAACCTTAGTAATTTACCATCATGATCCAGCCCACAATGATGATTATTTAGATCGTGTGGGTGAAGATGCTTATGCGAGTTTTCCCGGTGCAATTATGGCGAAGGAAGGACTAGTTATTCCAATTACTACAACTGATGTTACCTTAGCATCTGTTTCCGATAGTAAGCATTCAGACTAAGAATATTTTATTAAAAATAGGAATCGTTGGCAACATATTCGTTATATGGTAGGTTGAGTTGAGGTAACGAAACCCAACATTTATATTAAATTTTCATCAAAGTACAGTCTAGCCTAAAATGAGCAATACTTGTAACTTGGGTTGAGATAACCAACAAAAAAAAGGTATAATCAGATTCTCGTCTTGATACCTGTAAATGTCAAAGAAGATTATTAATTGTCAATTTCCGCACCGACTAAGGGAGTACCGCAAGTGATTTCCATCCCGTCGGGTAGTTCGGTGATTTTTGCCCCCATTTTATTGAGTTGTTATGCCATCACGGTAATGCGATCGCTCTCCCTATGATGCTAACATTTTCGTATTAACAACAAGTTCTCACATATTCTTGAAAAACTGGAGCCAATTTAAACAGAATCTTATCTTCTTTGATTTTCGTGATTAAATACCGTTGTTGTAAGGATTGTACTCTGTACAGGACAAAAAATAGAGAAAAAGCTTGCAAAGGAAACAGAGAAAGGGTTTCATAGAAAGTTACCACACAATCAAAGAAACCCCTATGAACCAGATTAACCTATTACGAGACACACTAAAACCACATTTGGAATGGCATGGAGCGCGTCTAAGCTTTTTAGCGTTATTTTTAATATCTTTATTAAGAGTAAAGACAGTGAACTTGGTAGAATTAGCAACTGGTTTTCGCAACTGTGCTAAAAACGAATCCAATTACAAACGGTTGCAAAGATTTTTCCGAGATTTTGATATAGATTATGCAGTCATAGCGAAAATGATTGTAAAAATCATGAACATTCCCCAGCCTTGGGTGTTAAGTATTGACCGGACTGAATGGCGTTTTGGTCAAATATGGTTAAATATCCTCATGTTGGGAGTAGTACATAATGGTGTCGCTTACCCCCTAGTTTGGCAGATATTGGAGAAGAAAGGTAACTCCAACACGGATGAACGAATGGATTTACTTGACCGATTTGGACAACTGTTCCCAGATGCACAAGTTGACTATATCAGTGCTGACAGAGAATTCGTGGGGGCAGAATGGTTAAGTTATTTACTGCTTGAACCAAATATTCCATTCCGAATCAGGATTCGTCACACTGATTTAATTAGTGATACAGAAAAGACTCTTCCAGGTAGCGTCATTTTTGCTCATCTGGCTGCGGGTGAATCTCAGGTTTTATCTACTCGTCGTTGGGTCTGGGGTCGTTCAGTTTATGTAGCTGGTTTACGTCTTGATGATGGCAAGTTATTAATCGTGATTTCTGATACTTCTCCCCAAACCATGATTGCTGACTATGGCCGTCCTTGGGGGATTGAAACTTTGTTCGGTATGTTTAAAACTCGTGGTTTTTGCTTGGAATCTACACATTTTATTGATTCTAACCGATTGAGTAAGCTCTTAGCTTTACTGTCATTAGCTATGTGTTGGGCTGTCAAGACTGGAGAATGGTTGCATCAACACCAACCTATCAAAATCAAGAAACATGGACCTTTTGCTAAAAGTGTTTTTCGTTACGGTTTAGATTATCTGCGTTCTCTTGTTACTGATTTAGATTTGAAATATGACGACTTTCTTCTCTCTCTCAATTTTTTGTCCTGTACTTAGATTTTTATTACCATTAGTGATAGTTACATCTAGCATAATTTTCTCTTGAATAGTGATTAAACGTTTTCTTCAATGACTATTAACTCTGTTTATTTTACGGAAATAGTCCCAAACGAATCCATAATTGTCTTGCTATCACTTGTGATTGACTATTTAACTCTAAACACTTTACAGTTACTCTGCCGATAGGTTTTATACCTGTAATCAAACCAGTTTCAGAATTAACTTGAAAATGCTCTTCCCATAGGTCTTCTCTAGGATTAAAAAGACGAACTTCAATATTAGATTCAGGATCTATTTCACTAATACGAGAACCTTTACGAAGATTACAAGAACGACAAGAAAGAGCTAGATTAATTTCAGCATTAGTACCTCCGCGACAAGTAGGAACTATGTGTTCAACTTCAAAGGGAAAATTAAATACTAATTCAGGTGCATGACAATATTCACAACGATGAATGGCGCGATCTGCTACAAGATGATAAAATTGATTCATTGACTCCATTGTTGTGCTAAGGATGCGGTTCTAGCAGTAGCAGCATTGAGTTCAAGATTAACAAGATTATCTAACTCAATTTGTATTTCTGGCGGAAGTTTCTGTTCTTGATCTCGTGCTATTCTCCACATAGTCATTAGTTCGGATAAACGTTGTTGTTGATCTTCAGTGAAGAATTGATCGGGATGAAAATTATCAATAATTAATAATGCCCGAAATTCAACTTCACCTAACTGTGTAGTCAAAGCATCTAAAGCTTGACCGGCAGTTTTGCCAACAGACTGTTTATCTCCAGCAATGGCACGATAAGACCTTTCACCACGGGCATTTGATATAGGTAAAATGGCAACTGTAGTCATAATGCTGATTAAGAATATTTGTTGTTTATCAATTATACCCCAGTCCTCTATTCCCTGTCCCTAAAAATTATTGACAAATTTCCCGTAATGTGTTTGTGAAGTTGGGATAAGAAATAGCAGCAGCTTCAGCGCGGTGAATGGTGGTTGTACCGATGGCGTTGAGGGCGGCGATCGCTAAACTCATGGCAATGCGATGATCTGTATGGCTATCTACTGCCGCACCGACTAAGGGAGTACCGCCGGTGATTTCCATTCCGTCGGGTAATTCGCTGATTTTTGCCCCCATTTTATTGAGTTGTTGTGCCATCACGGTAATGCGATCGCTCTCTTTGACTCTTAACTCCTCCGCATCCCGAATAATTGTTGTCCCCTCAGCAAAAGCCGCTGCAACTGCCAAAATGGGAATTTCATCAATTAATCTGGGAATAATATCACCAGCGATGGTACAGCTTTTTAAACCACCGGAACGCACGCGAATATCAGCCACAGGTTCTCCCGCTACTTCCCGCTGGTTCTCTAGTTGAATATCTGCCCCCATCAGTGCCAAAGCTTCTAAAATCCCCGTGCGGGTAGGATTGACACCGACATTTTCCACTACCAAATCTGAACCGGGAACGATCGCCCCCGCAACTAACCAAAAAGCCGCTGAACTGATGTCACCGGGAACAATTACGGTTTGTCCGTAGAGTTTCGCCCCACCTGTGATCGTGACGCTATTTGTGTCTGGATCTATACTTAATTCTGCGCCATAAGCCCTTAACATTCGTTCACTGTGATCCCGTGATAAAGCAGGTTCGGTGACGGTGGTTTGTCCTTCGGTGTTTAAACCCGCCAGGAGGATACAGGATTTAACTTGCGCCGAAGCAATGGGAGAATGATAATGAATGGGTTGGAGGGCTTGTCCTTGAATGGCTAGAGGTGCTAAGGTATTACCCTTACGTCCCCAAATTTGCGCCCCCATTTGTTGCAAAGGCTTGACAACACGGGACATGGGACGCGATCGCAGAGAACTATCACCTGTCACCGTGAAAAATCGCCCTGGATGGGATGCTAATAAGCCCAACATCAACCTCATCGTTGTCCCAGAATTACCAGCGTCCAAGACATCTATAGGCTCTTGAAAATTTCCCAAACCGATGCCTTTGACTGTGACTAATTCTGTATTTAATTCCGAAATTTCCGCCCCTAGCGCCCGAAAACAGGCAGCAGTGCTACGGGGGTCTTCACCTAACAGCAGTCCTTGAATTTGAGTTTCACCTTCAGCGATCGCCCCCAACATCAAAGCGCGATGGGAAATAGACTTATCACCAGGAACTCGGATACGTCCCTGCAAAGACAGTCCAGCCGCAGGGCGCTGAATAATTAAGTGATCCGAAGAGTTTGCTTGAGTTTCTAAAGTAATAACAATAGCCGACATTAGGATACAATGACTTTTGAATAGAATAAAAGCTAAACAGCGACTTGTTTATCACTATTCACTTCCAATTTAGTATCCTACCGCTTTTTGCCAACTATAATCTTTCTTCTGGTAGATAACAGGTGACAGGTAATACCATATTGAATTGTCTAGATTAACAAATCAAAATATTTGCTGACGATGAACCAGGTTTTACTATTTATTAGACATCTTGCTTGAATGTCTTGTTTTTTGTTGCTTCCAACCACCAAAAACTTCAGCCGTAACGTTAAATAGTAGGCAGAATCAGCAATTTAGAAAATCGCTCAACTTTTATTCTTTATTTGTAACCTCTCACACTCTCATGCTAACTCACCACCGCAAACCCGTATGTTTATCAATGATTTCCACTGACTTACCGATTTGGTCTGTGGTTGACACTGCTGGAACTTTAATTCAAAAGGATACAGATAAATTTCATTTACTATTAACTGCACCACCTCTGATTAGTTGTGAGGTAGGCAGTTATTTCAATCCAGAAGATACAATTTACCCAAGTAAAAACAATTTTTCTCCTCCTAGTAGTCCCAGAATTTTATGGCTAGAAATTTCATCTCGGCGGTTAATTATGACCATGCAAGGTAATGCACAAGTCAGTTACCGTCACTTTTGGGAGTTAGGTGTATATGGCATTAGTCGTTTTTGGTTGCCAAATGAATCATTACAACCCCATCAACCCATTCGTTTGCGTAATTTTACCAAAAGTTTCACTTTCAGCGGAAATCCTTTTCCAGAACATCTCCGTTTAGAATACGAATTCTGGACAGGAAAAGTCCAATTAGGTCATTATATTCTCAATTTAGAAATTCAGCATTAAAAGGAATAGGGAACAAAGGAAATATTTCTTCCCAATAACAACTGACGAATGACGAATGACGAATGACGAATGACGAATGACGAATGACGAATGACGAATGACGAATGACGAATGACCAATGACCAATGACCAATGACCAATGACCAATGACCAATGACCAATGACCAATGACCAATGACCAATGACCAATGACCAATAACTAATAATTAGGTTCATTACCTACTTTCCATTTGATATTGCAACCAATACTAGGTTTTTGTTCACTTGTCACAGGTTGATTATTTAAAACTGCGGTAATAGCTGCTCTTAAATCTTTACCTGTTACAGGTTGATCATTGCTAGGACGACTATCATCTAATTGTCCGCGATAAACGAGTGTTCTGTCGCCATCAAATAGAAAGAAATCCGGTGTACAAGCTGCCGTATAGGCTTTTGCTGTTGCTTGAGTTTCGTCGTAACAGAAAGTAAAATCAAACCCCAATTCTATACACATTTCTTTTAATGATTCTGGGGCATCATTAGGGTAATTTTTAGCATCATTAGCACTAATGGCAATAATCCCTAAATCACTATTGCTGTAATCTTGATCTAATCTGGCTAATTCTTGTTGAATATGCTTAACAAATGGACAGTGCCGACAAATAAACATAATTAACAATGCCTTTTTATTGGCAAAATTATCAAGAGAAATTGTTTTTCCAGATACTACTTCTGGTAGATGAAAATCTGGTGCTTTCGTGCCTAGAGGCAGCATGGTGGAAGCGGTTAAAACCATAATTTTTTTAATGTTTTGATCAGGATTTTTTCTAATAATAGAATAATCCATCTTGATTTAGGAAAATTACCAAATTCACATACATAACTTATTAGAAAATTTAAGTAGATTATGAATTATTTAATTAA harbors:
- a CDS encoding IS4 family transposase, whose product is MNQINLLRDTLKPHLEWHGARLSFLALFLISLLRVKTVNLVELATGFRNCAKNESNYKRLQRFFRDFDIDYAVIAKMIVKIMNIPQPWVLSIDRTEWRFGQIWLNILMLGVVHNGVAYPLVWQILEKKGNSNTDERMDLLDRFGQLFPDAQVDYISADREFVGAEWLSYLLLEPNIPFRIRIRHTDLISDTEKTLPGSVIFAHLAAGESQVLSTRRWVWGRSVYVAGLRLDDGKLLIVISDTSPQTMIADYGRPWGIETLFGMFKTRGFCLESTHFIDSNRLSKLLALLSLAMCWAVKTGEWLHQHQPIKIKKHGPFAKSVFRYGLDYLRSLVTDLDLKYDDFLLSLNFLSCT
- a CDS encoding HNH endonuclease, with product MNQFYHLVADRAIHRCEYCHAPELVFNFPFEVEHIVPTCRGGTNAEINLALSCRSCNLRKGSRISEIDPESNIEVRLFNPREDLWEEHFQVNSETGLITGIKPIGRVTVKCLELNSQSQVIARQLWIRLGLFP
- the aroA gene encoding 3-phosphoshikimate 1-carboxyvinyltransferase, with product MSAIVITLETQANSSDHLIIQRPAAGLSLQGRIRVPGDKSISHRALMLGAIAEGETQIQGLLLGEDPRSTAACFRALGAEISELNTELVTVKGIGLGNFQEPIDVLDAGNSGTTMRLMLGLLASHPGRFFTVTGDSSLRSRPMSRVVKPLQQMGAQIWGRKGNTLAPLAIQGQALQPIHYHSPIASAQVKSCILLAGLNTEGQTTVTEPALSRDHSERMLRAYGAELSIDPDTNSVTITGGAKLYGQTVIVPGDISSAAFWLVAGAIVPGSDLVVENVGVNPTRTGILEALALMGADIQLENQREVAGEPVADIRVRSGGLKSCTIAGDIIPRLIDEIPILAVAAAFAEGTTIIRDAEELRVKESDRITVMAQQLNKMGAKISELPDGMEITGGTPLVGAAVDSHTDHRIAMSLAIAALNAIGTTTIHRAEAAAISYPNFTNTLREICQ
- a CDS encoding thioredoxin family protein, yielding MVLTASTMLPLGTKAPDFHLPEVVSGKTISLDNFANKKALLIMFICRHCPFVKHIQQELARLDQDYSNSDLGIIAISANDAKNYPNDAPESLKEMCIELGFDFTFCYDETQATAKAYTAACTPDFFLFDGDRTLVYRGQLDDSRPSNDQPVTGKDLRAAITAVLNNQPVTSEQKPSIGCNIKWKVGNEPNY